In Thalassophryne amazonica chromosome 13, fThaAma1.1, whole genome shotgun sequence, the sequence CACAGGTCTTCctcatgcaactccacattacatggatggggtggggtttgaaccgggaaccttccgcactgaaaccaaccatattaaccacttggccaccacagctTGCATGGTCTTAATTATTCTAACAtaataaaatacaaaacatgaaacaataaagttaaaaaatatctCAACACTAATAGGAAACTAAACATGTTTGATTTACAGGCTATACAGCAATCTAAGTGCTGAACTTTATTTATTGTCTAAACTGACTGTCTAAGAAATTGTTTAGCCTGAGGTTCAACAGAATTATCCAGTGAAAAATTGAATGTCCACTTATTAATTATCCTTCTTCAGCAAAGCTGGTACCTCAGCTGGTAAGGTTTGATCTATTTTCATCTTCAAAATAGCAGAATTTCTTTAAGTTTTTGGTGGCCTCCTTCAGGTTTATAAGCAAACCAGGTTGATTTTGTGTTCAACAATTTTCGTATTAAGTGATCATTTGCCGTGTACCCATTGCTGCACATACAAGAACAAAACCTGTTTGtctctttattttatatatatatatatatatatatatatatatatatatatatatatatatatatatatatatatatatatatatatatatatatatatactctaaaAACAGATTGGTTGGATTGGACACATCTCAACCAATCTTTTTGGTTGAAATGTGTCCAACAATCCAATTGGTTGGACACATTTCAACCAATCTTTGGTtgtttcaatatatatatttgaaaatgAAGTTTGTAACACGATAATCAATTAGTTTCTTTTAAACTGGAGGCGGGGCTTTGGGGGAGAGTAAATATCTCTAATTTTGATTTCTATTGAAAAAGAAATGTTTGAACATTTAAAaggatttttttgtaaattttttgCACATCTTGAAACTAAACGTTCAAGCATCACTAAAACGTTTCAGACAAGCAGTTGTTTGTTAATTATTTTAAATGTAATGAAGTTAACATTTTTTGTGTGCTGACAGTTTATAAAATTCaattattaattacatttttattttctattttgctTGGGggtgaaatatttaaaaaatatttatattaAAATCAGTAATAAATCTAACAaaaaattcttcttattattattaataatagtagtagtattcAATATTTCATTTATACTGCGCAAtagtgatgataataataataataataataataataataataataatattattattattattattattattattattattattattattattattattattattattataacggcGATGATGCCTATAAGAAGTTTTATGAAGGCCGAGTCATGAGGTGCGCCTGgtgcagcacatgctgccatatGGCCAGCAGCGCGCCGAGCAGGTTACCTCTGTCCCAGGAGGCCTCGAACCCCTGTGGCCCCCAAGAGCCGCTGAAAAGGAAAACAATTTCCCTTGCGGgatctgttttttttatatatatatatactcgaaAGCCAGACAATCACACCAGGTTTGATCCAACGAGCTGTTTGTCAAGTTTTTCATCGTCTATCCCCTTTCTTCTTTGAGCTTAcagtaaaagacaaacacaacttTATCAAAGTTTCACAGCAAATATGAGCAATGCATAACATTCTGCAAGAGAGACAACGATCGGACAGtctgctttaacttttgactgttCAGTGCCAACAATTTTTAATTTCTCCGCGCATGCAGCACGCGTTAAATAGCACGAAACGCGGAAAATCAGTGCGCGCTCTGCAAAAAAGGcgcagagaggagaggagaggagaggagaggagaggagaggagaggagaggagaggagaggagaggagaggctcTCTGGTCACTGGAACAGTCAAAGCACACCGCCCCCTTTCCAAAACGGGGCGCGTCCTCCTAACGAGGCGCTTTGAAAGGGAAAGGCGCTTTTCTGACCGGATATAAAAAGGCACAATCAGAGTCCTTCTGACCGCAGAGAACCAGAACTCGGGCAGGACCAAGCAAGGGTCCGCTAATGTGACAAAAGGACATAAAGAGGAGAGACATCAGGTGACTTTAGGAGAGAGggcgggagagagggagagagagagagagagagagaaagagagagagtgggGAGGAAGCCAGCAGCGACCTCCTACCCGTCCCGGGAAACGAAGCCATAAAATGAATTCCGACTCCAGCCCGAGCAGCAGAGCCTCTTCCCCGGACATGGACGGCATGTTTCTGCGCGACCACCACCAGCTTCACCACCACCATCACGTGGGCTCCTCCGTGTCCTCGTCCACGCAGAGCGGAGAGCAGCAGAAGATGCCCGGTGCTGACCTGCTGTCAGGTCGGTCCGGTGAGTCCAAAGGCGCTCCGGTGggcagcagcagctccagcagctccagcagcagcagcagcagcagcaaatacaaaCTGAAGAAACAAGTCACCGAGGAGGAAATGTACCAACTCCGCCTCAAGATTAACGGCCGGGAGCGGAAGCGCATGCACGACCTCAACCTGGCCATGGACGGGTTGCGTGAGGTGATGCCCTACGCGCACGGGCCCTCGGTGCGTAAACTGTCCAAGATCGCCACGCTGCTTCTCGCcaggaattacatcctgatgctcACCAGCTCCCTGGATGAGATGAAGCGGCTGGTGGGGGAGATTTACGGCGGTCAGCACTCCGCGTTCCACTGCGGCACCGTGACGCACGCCACCGGCGCCGGCGGACACTCCGGCGGCGGCCCCGCCGCTGCAGCCGCCgcggctgccgctgctgctgctgccgccgccgccgccgcgcACCAGATGCACCCACTCCTCGGGAGCGCGCTGTCTTCATCCACGTCGTCCACGCTGACGAGCGCGCTGCCGGGACTGACGTCCATGCGGGCGCCGCACTCCCTGATGAAGGGCTCCCCGGCCGCGCCTCCGGGGCTTCAGCTGGGTTCGGGGTTCCAGCACTGGGCCGGACTGCCATGTCCGTGCACCATCTGCCAggtgcctcctcctcctcctccccacaTCCCTATCACCTCCACAGGCCTCACGAGACTGACAGCGGAGAGCAAAGAGGGGATGAAATGATGCCCGAGAGACTCGCAGAGACACAGCCAAGCTTGTAAATAGAAATTTCAGGGCATGTGGGTGGATTTGGCCTCATTGATGCATGCGATGTTCGTTTTCTTGTTTAGTGTATgagaaaaaaaagttattttcttCCTTGTAACAAGGACTTATAATGTTTTTTTAACCAAATGAAAGGTAAAACGGAAAAGTTGTGTCACGTAAACACCATGTCAGAATCCTCTTTGTGTTGAGCCACTTTTAATCACAATGTGAAAAATGATGGAGGACGCATGAACATTTTAGATTtcgttttgcattttattttattttaattgtgtgtCATTTTGTGGAAACGAAGAATGCTCTCTGTGCCTTGTACCAAGGATTGAAAACTTGAGTtcaaataattttgtttttggcGAAAAATGACAcaatgatttatatatatatatatatatatatatatatatatatatatatatatatatatatatatatatatatatatatatatatatatatatatatatatatatatatatatatataattattattataattttgcaGGACACactgtgtgcatttgtgttggGGTTTCTTTTTGTGCATGCTCTTACACGGTGAAAGGCCTTTGTGGCCTGCAGACGTCACAGCATGATCTCTTTTGTTAAACTGAATTTGCCCAGAGACCCTGTGTctttatttttgtacattgtgAATGATTGATGAAATATTTATTATCACCCAGTGTCCCTGGAtgaaatttcaataaaatgacgTTATGGACAATATCCACTGTCTGCTTAACTTTAAAAAAAGAACAGTAAATTACATTTTACATGTGAAACCTTTCAACTGAAATTATTtattataaaaataaacaaataataaatctttaaatttaataacaaataaatgaaatgtagaTGCACactcactaaagaataaatacataaatttaatgtttgttttttgctgtacCTGTCATGAATGTGTACCATATTTTTCCACATTATTCTGTATAAAATTatgaattttaaaataatttttaagaAGCAAAAATGTCCTATTTTAATTAAGCATTAACACAGCTTCTTTGGATTTGCTTATGATGTGAGGAAGAAGTCACAAAAATAGCACAGATAATGCAATTTTAAAAGACACTAACAAAAACATTCCTGAAGTATTTTTTTCATGACATTTAGTAGAAAAAATTAAATACATGTTTATCAAAATTATTGTCATTTATAATCAAATCGTGTTTTTCCTTCGCAGTACTTGAGTTGGTTTTGAATTTAGCGTTTATGTTTAAATGCTATTTTAACAATGCAATAATAGTTTTAAAAATTAAATGGGTAAAGTTTATGAGGCAGTCACAAAACCTTAATTTAGTAGAAATTCAACTCTAGTGATCATTTTGTCATTTTTGCACAACAAAGAAATGCAGGCCTCCTGCCACACAAGACAAATTAAAtagtcatcagtgtttatttaattttttctcAAATATAGCTAATACAATTggaaagaaaagagagagagagatgagaatgGAATGAGGGCTGCAGCGGAACAGAAAGGGGTCCGCTTTGGGAGCCCACAGCAGTTTGTCCGCCGGGTCCCTTGGGTGCTCGGTCGTCTCATCTCTGCAGCGACAGAATGTATGTTtgtgcagattacaagttaaTTGTTCATGTGGGACCAAGAGAAGAAAATCACATCAGAGAGAGGCACCGGGattacaggctgctaaatgcagaAGATTATACAATCAGACCCCCTCCTCAGCTCCAGCGCATGCAAATGAGTGCGTGgattaaaaaaatgaagaaagaATGACAGAGAAAAGGAGTAGAAGCCCTTTTGTAACTTGTTTAGAGgtggtgggtgggtgtgtgtgtgtgtgtgtgggtgtggggggggggggtgcatgagTTCTGCGTGTTTGTGGGCAACTCAGGAAAGAGTGAAAGAGTTCGTTTTACACTTTTTTGTCTTTAGGAatgagatttgtgtgtgtgtgtgtgtgtgtgtgtgtgtgtgtgtgtgtgtgtgtgtgtgtgtgtgtgtgtgtgtgtgtgtgtgtgtgtgtgtgtgtgtgtgtcgcaggCTGCCAGATGGGATGTAAATAGCCGGGGAGCTGCAGTGGCCTTTTAAGCGCACAACACTGAGGAGGATGTTGTCAAGGGAAGCTGCCCGTTTGCGAGTTAATAGTCATGAGTTGGGGTAATTACTTAAGGTTTATTATGCTCCTGTTTCAAAGGAAATGGACTCGTCAATGGGCCGAGAAATACTTCTTAATTCTGCCTAATTAGGAGCCGAGTAAAGCAGAGAcaactgctgcagctgctgcaatGAAGCACTATATTAAATTCATAGAGGGCGTCATTTGTACACGTTCCGGGCATTAATTTACACatgcaacaataataaaaaaaattacatctgcAAATAACGTGCACAAGACAAATGTTGCATGTTTAAGGGATGAAGCGAGGAGAACGTTACGGGCTGTCACGGTAGATGTTGCACAGTAAAAATAACAGACTCTGCAAGGATTACATTTGGTTCCACCAGTGTCAAATAGTGTTAAATCATATGTTAGTGTTCAACTCCACTAAATGAAGTCTGCAGACTTCATTTTATTTTGCAAAATTTACTGAGTTGCAAAGTTGCacatcatttattattattaattgcgcaattattaaattaatttcatttatttatagaagcatgttttttttcccacattgCGCATATTAATGTCAAAAAGTTTAATTTTCTGTCTCTTCTTTCAGTCCCTTTTCAGCTCATATTTGCAAAATTTATTTTCTAACTTGGGTCAACAGAAGTAGTCTGATTACTTTTATTAAAGTCTAGTGAGAttgaaatttaaataaaataaaattaaaattaaaggcCAGAAAATTTTGGCAAAAGAGAGACCAAaacatcaattaaaaaaatatgcTCTAAAAGTGAAATGAAATTGAGAAATGACtgcaaaacagaaaatagaaaggaaaaacaaacacaatgtagaaataaattacattttggttaaaaataaataaataaacatgtcttGTAAAAAAATCTGACTCATCAAatcttttaaagaaaaacaacagattatgtatgaataaataaataagtagttATAATAATTTATGTGTTTCTTTGTTTCATATGGCCCAGTCAGTGATGACTGAATGAACTTGTAAGTTCCTCTTTTCATCAAATTTGACAAATGTCGGGTCCTTTGGCGAGCACACACCTGTTACTGGGATGGTTTAtcactcaaaacaaaaaaaaacctgctttgTTCACTCTCAAATAGGCCTTGATGGATGTTTGGATGCTAACAAGGCGACAAAGCTGTCAGGCTGAGCCACTTTTCCCAAATCTATCTGAAACATTCAAAGTTGTTTTAAtgtgaataaaattttaaaaatctgaATATTTGGTGGCTCTGCAATATATGTGCCATTGAAACAGTGTGGGAGTTTCACTCCAGAGTAAACACCATATTTGGCACAAACTCTCAGTGAAGAGCCgtgattgtttgtgtgtgtgagtgtgtgaagtGCACGGTCTCTGTCATCATGCACTCGGCCAGCGAGCTGCTGCAGGGCCGCAGCCTGAGGGCAGCAATTGAAAATAAATTTCAGTTGAACAAGGGGCAGCAGGCGCATCAGGCGAGCTGCTGCTAGAACAAAAGCAGTTGAGGGGGATAACTTATTGACCGGGCTGACAGCCTGAACGAGGCTGATTATAAGCGCCTGGTCGTCCTCTGTGTGCGTGTCATCATCAGTGAAGCAGGTGCACGGGCCCTTCCCTCACTCTTTATCTGTGGCGGCCCTCAGGGAAGGGCCGGGGCCTCCTGGCCTGCCCTTAGCTGATTCCATGCACTAATGTTTAGCCCATACtgccaaaaacagaaaacatattTCCATCATAAGAGCACACTGCCATCACCATTAGCAACAGAGCTCATTTGCATGTTAATTGTGCATTTAGAGAGGTGGCGTTGACACTTGCCTTTGTCCATACATGGGTCACAGGAAGTGAGAGGATGCAGTTGCAGGGGGACATCCACATGCATTATTATTTTCAAGTATTCAAGTGCAGTTTGAAACACACATATGGGCTTAGGATACACAGCTTCTGATTTGACATATAACCCTAACTTCAGTGTATTTTACTAAGTGCAGACTTGATACCACTGCTTTTATTCTCctttaaataaatcattttccatACAGTTTGTTACATGGAGCTGATTAGGATCTCTCTTTTTATGTTTGGGAGCATAAGGCTGTACAAatcactttttcactttgtgtaTGAGCAGCTAAGTGATAGTCTTCAGGCAACATCAGTAATTTCATCATACTTTGGTATAAGAAAGGTTTTATTTTCACACATCTGGGGATATATATTGAGACATGTATCAgtatacatgaataaataaattaaaacagtaacaacaataacaatatccacaacaataatgataataataataacacttttatttgtacagcactttCAGGTATACCTTTCAAGTCAAAGTGCTTAAAAGTGGTTAAAATTGTAAATACAAAGTACAAtcagatcaaatggattaataatAAACACCCATAAAAtacacagtttatatatatatatatatatatatatatatatatatatatatatatatatatatatatatatatatatatatatatatatatatatatatatatatattcttctttACCATTGTAATCCTGCATTCTGGGAATGCAGAGCACAGGCTGGTACATAAGGCTCCACAAGATAAACATGCAGTGTGTGCCAATGTTGGTCGTCAAAATTATTGAAAGATGATGGAATCAAGAGATACAGTTTATTGTCATCCAGGGTGAGAAAAGCAAGACAGAACAAGACAGCAACTTTCAGTGTCTGGTATATCAATTGACAAGGTTCTCAGACCAAATATTTGTGTCTCAGTTAAAAGCTAGCTAAGCCACAAGATAGGCTCCAGACTAAAATGTAGATCCCTCATTTCCCAATGTCACTAGTAGGAGgtttttaaattttcactgtAATTCCATACATGCAGAGGATTGATTGCTAGGTTTGTGGCTCAGTCTGCTTAGGTTTTGAATAAGCTTTTCTTTTGCACTGCTTCTCTCATTCATGTGGGGTtgctttaaaaacacacacagattatAAAGGGTTAATGTGGATTTGTAATGTCTGATCAATAACCAACTGCATAATATCAGCAGTCATCTAGTGCATCAACTTTGTGCTTATTGTTTTGTGCCTTAAGATCACAGCACTTCTATTGAGAAAGATGTGATTTGAAATGATAAATCTTTATAGAAAATAAAGCTATGAGATCTAAAGTTGCCATGGGTCCAagtgagcaagagag encodes:
- the olig3 gene encoding oligodendrocyte transcription factor 3; the encoded protein is MNSDSSPSSRASSPDMDGMFLRDHHQLHHHHHVGSSVSSSTQSGEQQKMPGADLLSGRSGESKGAPVGSSSSSSSSSSSSSSKYKLKKQVTEEEMYQLRLKINGRERKRMHDLNLAMDGLREVMPYAHGPSVRKLSKIATLLLARNYILMLTSSLDEMKRLVGEIYGGQHSAFHCGTVTHATGAGGHSGGGPAAAAAAAAAAAAAAAAAAHQMHPLLGSALSSSTSSTLTSALPGLTSMRAPHSLMKGSPAAPPGLQLGSGFQHWAGLPCPCTICQVPPPPPPHIPITSTGLTRLTAESKEGMK